One window of the Anomalospiza imberbis isolate Cuckoo-Finch-1a 21T00152 chromosome 24, ASM3175350v1, whole genome shotgun sequence genome contains the following:
- the FDXACB1 gene encoding ferredoxin-fold anticodon-binding domain-containing protein 1, which produces MGPPLRRVLLLGEGNFSFAAALCGAQGTHVVATCYESEEEAAGRGGAARSIRRLRDSGAEVVFSVDCTKLKEHFLPGEREFDRIYFNFPHCGRKAGVVKNRQLLAGFFHSCAEVLAQEGEIHVALCNGQGGTPADQPRREWHNSWQIVAVAAGAGFILSHVHPFEAETIDGYKCTGYRSQDKSFCVEGALNHIFTRSTAPLCFTPVSCQTQLGSQKVSFQVPQILVDKINRGFLEVNSSHPVRTIKEKLSAGLSQAFPLQNLSSCLPLLQQGHPGGVCHSSIFWIAVSPGEAPGTENMSQGLADAVLCSHFGQDTDEYGREGCPIAKQFYLRPSLLPHAQAIIKKRAFSPGALQLLCGPVFRKCRITPHSMPVFHEMLLVLAVSRGTENSCIQMLVDNIKTTVNSLHQGASGVKPSISLQEATSFGAELNDFAAFEGQLGEIQHFLCAGTDAEPSGSCVGVIRTAPDELESHELVVVSASLNLDLLAMLLCGISDWRMLWTSDRRFLRQFPEGELRLFKSFSLYPPSYVHDVSFWVPDGEEFDEVAFHTLARRVSGEMVVSIQLRDNFQQPGTGRRSLCYRVTFQSCDRALGCREAAEMQLHFREEIQQHLGVTLR; this is translated from the exons ATGGGGCCGCCGCTCCGCCGCGTCCTGCTGCTCGGAGAGGGCAACTTCTCCTTCGCCGCGGCGCTGTGCGGGGCCCAGGGCACGCACGTGGTGGCCACTTGCTACGAGAGCGAGGAGGAGGCGGCCGGGCGCGGGGGAGCGGCGCGGAGCATCCGCCGGCTGCGGGACAGCG gagccgaggttgtgttttCCGTGGACTGCACCAAGCTGAAGGAGCACTTTTTACCGGGAGAACGGGAATTTGATCGTATTTATTTCAACTTCCCTCACTGTGGGAGGAAGGCCGGGGTGGTGAAGAACAGGCAGCTCCTTGCCGGCTTTTTCCATAG CTGtgcagaggtgctggcacaggaGGGAGAAATCCACGTGGCCCTTTGCAACGGCCAGGGAGGGACTCCTGCGGACCAGCCCAGGAGGGAGTGGCACAACAGCTGGCAAATCGTGGCTGTGGCAGCGGGAGCTGGGTTTATCCTGAGCCACGTTCATCCTTTTGAAGCAGAGACTATCGATGGATACAAATGCACAGGTTACAG GAGTCAGGATAAATCCTTCTGTGTAGAGGGTGCTTTGAACCACATTTTCACACGGAGCACAGCACCCCTGTGTTTCACACCCGTGAGCTGCCAGACTCAACTGGGAAGCCAAAAAGTTTCTTTTCAAGTGCCACAAATCCTTGTGGATAAAATTAATAG gGGTTTCCTCGAAGTTAATTCAAGTCATCCAGTCAGGACAATAAAGGAGAAGCTCAGTGCAGGGCTCAGCCAAGCTTTTCCACTGCAGAAcctcagctcctgccttcctctgctccagcaagGTCACCCTGGTGGTGTTTGCCACTCCAGCATCTTCTGGATTGCTGTGAGCCCAGGGGAGGCTCCAGGCACTGAGAACATGTCTCAGGGACTGGCAGATGCAGTTTTGTGTTCCCATTTTGGCCAGGACACAGATGAGTATGGACGGGAAGGATGCCCAATTGCAAAGCAGTTTTACCTTAGGCCTTCTCTCCTGCCTCATGCTCAggcaataattaaaaaaagagcCTTTTCCCCAGGGGCTCTTCAGCTTCTTTGCGGGCCAGTTTTCAGGAAATGTCGGATCACTCCCCACTCCATGCCTGTGTTCCACGAGATGCTCCTTGTGCTTGCAGTTAGCAGGGGCACAGAGAACAGCTGTATCCAGATGTTGGTGGATAACATTAAAACCACCGTGAATTCCCTTCACCAGGGCGCTTCTGGCGTCAAACCCAGCATCAGCCTGCAGGAAGCCACAAGTTTTGGAGCTGAGCTAAAtgactttgctgcttttgaaggGCAGCTTGGTGAAATTCAACATTTCCTCTGTGCGGGGACAGACGCAGAGCCCTCGGGCTCCTGTGTGGGGGTTATCAGGACGGCTCCTGATGAATTAGAAAGCCATGAGCTGGTTGTTGTCTCGGCCTCGCTGAACCTGGACctcctggccatgctgctgTGTGGAATATCCGACTGGAGGATGCTCTGGACATCGGACAGGCGCTTCCTCAGGCAGTTTCCTGAGGGAGAGTTGAGGCTTTTCAAGAGTTTTTCCCTCTATCCACCTTCCTACGTGCACGATGTCAGCTTCTGGGTCCCTGACGGGGAGGAGTTTGATGAAGTGGCTTTTCACACCCTTGCCAGGAGGGTGTCAGGTGAAATGGTCGTTTCCATCCAGCTAAGGGACAATTTccagcagccagggacaggaCGGAGGAGCCTCTGCTACAGGGTGACTTTCCAGTCCTGTGACAGAGCCTTGGGCTGCCGGGAGGCAGCGGAGATGCAGCTGCACTTTCGGGAGGAAATCCAGCAACACCTGGGTGTGACCCTGAGGTAG